One window of the Trifolium pratense cultivar HEN17-A07 linkage group LG2, ARS_RC_1.1, whole genome shotgun sequence genome contains the following:
- the LOC123907999 gene encoding protein PUTATIVE RECOMBINATION INITIATION DEFECT 1: MYMDINSQNIDFDDDGDSRWCCSQGHRSTLNLQTNQGGTICLVCFSNLISNPLSPTIHVSYALSQLSRSLSIPQFLHSIVTFHPHFLVSPLVTALSSFDDEPIAEQLVHLIVNLSASSDASVCREFVARVSDRISSGALGWSPRQLHTLHCLGILLNCEKEDDLHVHIKDIYGLISVLVTGLQLPSEEIRGEVLFVLYKLSVLQSTSDEGDGSDMLIPFCPKLLYLLGDVLLKTQNDDVRLNCIALLTMLARRQLLSEESAYDIGSMSLPGEVNSIETEDGAKGASLVNLFAEAIKGPLLSSDSQVQIGTLDLLFHYLSSVGTSGNQIQVLVEENIADYLFEILRLSENKDPAVKMCLQVLNLLSNSEEAFRPRLVVGFSTLVPVLRYVTEVPFHPVQYETLKLIYECISECPGAVSTSQLEELVHILIRMLIKHSDGEMGMIPETFIMACSVFVALMRSPSYNGALDMSKSIEEAVKHAILACLYVSERNINQILQCLYLLKEAYAYSHDGNSFHTSKLELRSGILDICRTHLLPWLATGINEMEEEIILGLLEIFHSILLLHCTINSREFAETLMSFRWFSFSYGCLGLFAGDRMKHRIYLLLGSLIDSLLGNDTGQPIRDAALHLPSDPVDLLFMLGQRSADSLDFSSCQSAALLIMYTSSIYDERLADDKLVLASLEQYVLLNSSDFHNWTTDNLTVTRLVNLYCLLRGIGNMNYQIHYSREAEVIIFQLINNGEWDLLSARIHTVSLNWLFQQENIIKSLCHQILKFCRNYNLEGDGMIIGNSNQTVNVQTLAELVSTENNYGARIFVCLLAQLAEEEDQEHDIISVLNLMATMIHICPATSDQLSLHGIGTTIGTCCFSTTTFMSILILVFNTLSSVHPKTLSTDQSWVAVAMKMMGYSIPPKEANILSQESLFVIGILSLILHLSTNKVLEETSKPILFNTCIISVVNTIVFAALSKGPSLIEHDEGTSTGETLIFVLLLHYFAIKSLHAILPGFVDWQNFLVSMNSSEPLAFIGIRCHDLCRLLHFGSPVVKIVASYSLLELFNRISDQINSKHEELKCTVGYLMSIRSILEGLIFYNDQRVATNCALCLSILLRWENLTKETEQLVKSSWCRLIMEEMTVSLAAPALASQSFMNSQTPAVLVAIALLKLHKIPQWMRSVFNNSCISGILENLAATNLSPEILVLFRQLLKSDFLSTEQIATINQMLQECRKHMYTNNAQESLPSEPIKKVLTMPYNLGDVCRYLIDLMSAETYLDTDSRGFNMGSKRLLEEIELFFSALTVDDDNCR, from the exons ATGTACATGGACATCAATTCACAGAACATAGATTTCGATGACGACGGCGATTCACGGTGGTGTTGTTCTCAAGGCCACCGTTCTACTCTAAACCTACAAACAAACCAAGGCGGCACAATCTGCCTCGTGTGTTTCTCCAATCTAATCTCAAATCCTCTTTCTCCAACTATCCATGTCTCTTACGCTCTCTCTCAACTCTCTCGTTCTCTCTCAATACCTCAATTCCTTCACTCTATCGTTACTTTTCATCCTCACTTCCTCGTTTCCCCTCTCGTTACCGCTCTCTCCTCTTTCGACGATGAACCTATCGCGGAACAACTCGTTCATCTCATCGTTAACCTCTCTGCTTCATCGGATGCTTCCGTTTGCCGTGAATTCGTTGCTAGGGTTTCAGATCGAATTTCTTCCGGTGCTTTAGGTTGGAGTCCACGGCAGTTGCACACg CTTCACTGCCTAGGGATTCTTCTGAATTGTGAAAAGGAGGATGATCTCCATGTGCACATCAAAGATATATATGGTCTCATTTCCGTTCTTGTTACTGGTCTTCAATTGCCAAG TGAGGAGATTCGTGGAGAAGTCCTTTTTGTGCTTTACAAACTCTCTGTTCTTCAGAGTACATCGGACGAGGGTGATGGAAGTGATATGTTGATTCCCTTTTGTCCAAAGCTTTTGTACCTGTTAGGAGATGTTCTATTGAAGACTCAAAATGATGATGTTCGCTTGAATTGTATTG CACTTTTGACAATGCTGGCTCGAAGACAGTTGCTCAGTGAAGAATCTGCATATGATATTGGTAGCATGTCTTTACCTGGTGAAGTTAATTCCATTGAAACTgaagatggagccaaaggagcaTCTCTGGTTAATCTGTTTGCTGAAGCAATCAAAGGCCCATTACTTTCATCAGACAGTCAAGTCCAAATCGGCACTCTAGATTTGCTCTTTCATTATTTGTCTTCAGTTGGGACTTCAGGAAATCAGATTCAAGTCTTGGTGGAAGAAAATATTGCAgattatttatttgaaattttgagaTTATCAG AGAATAAAGATCCGGCAGTCAAGATGTGCCTTCAGGTACTAAATCTTTTATCAAATTCAGAGGAAGCTTTTAGACCGAGGCTGGTTGTTGGGTTTTCAACTCTAGTTCCAGTACTGCGTTATGTGACTGAAGTTCCTTTTCATCCAGTTCAATACGAGACACTGAAGCTCATTTATGAATGCATTTCTGAGTGCCCTGGAGCTGTATCAACTTCTCAGCTGGAGGAACTTGTCCACATCTTGATAAGAATGCTTATAAAGCATTCTGATGGGGAGATGGGTATGATTCCTGAGACGTTTATAATGGCTTGTTCAGTATTTGTGGCTCTTATGAGATCTCCATCTTATAATGGAGCTTTAgatatgtcaaaatcaattgaGGAAGCAGTCAAACATGCCATTTTAGCTTGTCTCTATGTTTCTGAGAGGAATATCAATCAAATTCTGCAATGCTTGTACCTACTTAAAGAGGCATATGCGTACAGTCATGATGGAAACTCCTTTCACACTAGCAAACTAGAACTTAGAAGCGGCATTCTAGATATATGCCGAACACATTTACTGCCTTGGCTTGCAACTGGCATCAACGAAATGGAAGAAGAAATTATCCTGGGCTTGCTGGAAATCTTTCATTCGATACTGCTTCTGCATTGTACTATTAATTCTAGGGAATTTGCAGAGACCTTGATGTCATTCCGCTGGTTCAGTTTTTCATATGGATGTCTGGGATTATTTGCAGGAGATAGGATGAAACATAGAATATATTTGTTACTTGGTTCACTCATAGATTCTCTATTGGGAAATGATACTGGACAACCTATTAGAGATGCTGCTTTACACCTGCCTTCTGATCCTGTCGATTTACTCTTTATGCTAGGGCAAAGGAGTGCAGACAGTTTAGATTTTTCTTCTTGTCAATCTGCTGCTTTGCTAATTATGTACACCAGTTCAATATATGATGAAAG ACTTGCAGATGATAAGTTGGTTTTAGCTTCTCTTGAACAATATGTTCTTCTTAATAGCAGTGATTTTCATAATTGGACAACTGATAATTTGACGGTGACTCGACTGGTGAATCTCTACTGCTTGTTGAGGGGGATTGGCAACATGAACTACCAAATTCACTATAGTCGAGAAGCTGAGGTGATTATATTCCAGCTCATAAACAATGGTGAATGGGATTTACTTTCTGCAAGAATTCACACAGTATCATTGAATTGGTTGTTTCAACAAGAGAATATAATAAAATCACTGTGTCATCAGATTTTGAAATTTTGCAGAAACTATAACCTAGAAGGGGATGGCATGATTATTGGAAACAGTAACCAAACTGTGAATGTACAGACACTTGCAGAGTTAGTATCCACTGAAAATAACTATGGAGCTAGAATTTTCGTATGCTTATTGGCACAGCTCGCTGAGGAAGAAGACCAGGAACATGACATAATATCTGTTCTGAATCTAATGGCAACTATGATTCATATTTGTCCAGCTACTTCTGACCAGCTATCTTTGCATGGAATAGGAACAACAATCGGGACTTGTTGCTTCTCAACAACAACTTTCATGTCTatcttgattttggtttttaacACTCTGAGTTCAGTGCATCCTAAAACACTATCAACTGATCAGAGTTGGGTTGCAGTAGCCATGAAG ATGATGGGGTACTCTATTCCACCAAAAGAAGCAAATATCTTAAGTCAAGAAAGTCTCTTCGTGATTGGCATTCTTTCCTTGATTTTACATCTTTCCACCAATAAAGTACTTGAAGAGACTTCAAAGCCCATTCTTTTTAACACGTGTATAATCTCTGTTGTCAATACTATAGTCTTTGCAGCTTTGTCAAAAGGACCTTCTTTGATTGAGCATGACGAGGGAACAAGTACCGGAGAAACTTTAATATTTGTTCTTTTGCTTCATTACTTCGCTATCAAAAG CTTGCACGCTATCCTTCCAGGGTTTGTGGACTGGCAAAACTTCCTTGTTTCAATGAATTCATCAGAACCACTAGCCTTCATAGGTATCCGTTGTCATGACTTGTGCAGACTTCTGCATTTTGGTTCTCCTGTGGTCAAGATTGTTGCTTCTTATAGCTTGTTAGAATTGTTCAACAGAATATCAGATCAAATAAACAGTAAACATGAAGAATTGAAATGTACCGTTGGGTACTTAATGTCCATAAGGAGTATATTGGAAGGGCTGATATTTTATAATGACCAGAGAGTGGCTACAAATTGTGCACTCTGCCTGTCAATTCTTCTGCGGTGGGAAAATCTGACAAAGGAAACGGAACAGTTAGTAAAGAGTAGTTGGTGTAGATTGATTATGGAGGAGATGACAGTATCTTTGGCAGCTCCTGCCTTAGCATCACAATCATTCATGAACAGTCAAACGCCTGCAGTCCTTGTTGCTATTGCGTTGCTGAAACTGCATAAAATACCCCAGTGGATGAGATCCGTGTTTAATAATTCATGCATATCTGGCATACTGGAGAACCTTGCTGCTACCAATTTGAGCCCGgaaattttggttttatttcGACAACTACTGAAATCTGACTTCTTAAGTACTGAACAAATTGCAACTATAAATCAAATGCTGCAG GAATGCAGAAAACATATGTACACTAACAATGCTCAAGAAAGTCTCCCAAGTGAACCAATAAAGAAGGTCCTCACCATGCCATATAATCTTGGAGATGTTTGCCGGTATCTCATTGATTTGATGTCAGCAGAGACATATTTAGATACGGATTCCAGGGGATTTAACATGGGCAGCAAGAGGCTCTTGGAAGAAATAGAATTGTTTTTCAGTGCCTTGACTGTAGATGATGATAACTGTAGATAA
- the LOC123908000 gene encoding xyloglucan endotransglucosylase/hydrolase 2-like, which translates to MASSISIHSMLIGVVIISSLIATCSANFYQDFDLAWGDHRAKIFNGGQLLSLSLDKISGSGFQSKKEYLFGRIDMQLKLVAGNSAGTVTAYYLSSQGPTHDEIDFEFLGNVSGDPYILHTNVFSQGKGNREQQFYLWFDPTKNFHTYSIIWKPQHIIFLVDNIPIRMFKNAESVGVPFPKNQPMRIYSSLWNADDWATRGGLVKTDWSKAPFTAYYRNFKATELSSVSSNSFSDSALQNNELDAYGRRRLRWVQKYFMIYNYCNDLKRFPQGIPAECRRSRF; encoded by the exons ATGGCTTCTTCTATTAGCATTCATAGTATGCTGATTGGAGTTGTGATAATTAGCTCCTTGATAGCTACATGTTCGGCCAACTTCTATCAAGACTTTGATCTAGCATGGGGTGACCACCGTGCTAAGATATTCAATGGTGGTCAGCTTCTATCTCTTTCTCTAGACAAAATCTCTGGCTCTGGCTTCCAATCCAAGAAAGAGTACTTATTTGGTAGGATTGATATGCAACTCAAACTCGTTGCTGGGAACTCTGCCGGAACTGTCACTGCTTACTAC TTGTCATCACAAGGACCAACTCATGatgaaattgattttgagttCTTGGGAAATGTTAGCGGCGATCCTTACATTCTCCACACAAATGTGTTTTCTCAAGGCAAAGGAAACAGAGAACAACAATTCTACCTCTGGTTTGACCCAACCAAGAACTTTCACACTTACTCTATCATTTGGAAGCCCCAACACATTAT ATTTTTAGTTGACAACATTCCCATAAGGATGTTCAAGAATGCTGAATCAGTTGGTGTTCCATTCCCAAAGAACCAACCAATGAGAATCTATTCAAGTCTCTGGAACGCAGATGATTGGGCTACAAGAGGTGGTTTGGTGAAAACTGATTGGTCAAAAGCACCCTTTACAGCTTACTACCGCAATTTCAAAGCCACTGAACTCTCCTCTGTCTCTTCCAATTCCTTCTCTGATTCTGCATTGCAGAACAACGAGCTTGATGCTTATGGTAGAAGAAGATTGAGATGGGTTCAAAAGTACTTCATGATTTATAACTACTGCAATGATCTTAAGCGATTCCCACAAGGTATTCCTGCTGAGTGCAGGCGTTCAAGGTTCTGA
- the LOC123908001 gene encoding xyloglucan endotransglucosylase/hydrolase 2-like: protein MASSISIHSMLIGVVIISSLIATCSANFYQDFDLTWGDHRAKIFNGGQLLSLSLDKVSGSGFQSKKEYLFGRIDMQLKLVAGNSAGTVTAYYLSSQGPTHDEIDFEFLGNVSGDPYILHTNVFSQGKGNREQQFYLWFDPTKNFHTYSIIWKPQHIIFLVDNIPIRMFKNAESVGVPFPKNQPMRIYSSLWNADDWATRGGLVKTDWSKAPFTAYYRNFKATELSSVSSNSFSDSALQNNELDAYGRRRLRWVQKYFMIYNYCNDLKRFPQGIPAECRRSRF, encoded by the exons ATGGCTTCTTCTATTAGCATTCATAGTATGCTTATTGGAGTTGTGATAATTAGCTCCTTGATAGCTACATGTTCGGCCAACTTCTACCAAGACTTTGATCTAACATGGGGTGACCACCGTGCTAAGATATTCAATGGTGGTCAGCTTCTATCTCTTTCACTAGACAAAGTCTCTGGCTCTGGCTTCCAATCCAAGAAAGAGTACTTATTTGGTAGGATTGATATGCAACTCAAACTCGTTGCTGGGAACTCGGCCGGAACTGTCACTGCTTACTAC TTGTCATCACAAGGACCAACTCATGatgaaattgattttgagttCTTGGGAAATGTTAGCGGTGACCCTTACATTCTTCACACAAATGTGTTTTCTCAAGGCAAAGGAAACAGAGAACAACAATTCTACCTCTGGTTTGACCCAACCAAGAACTTTCACACTTACTCTATCATTTGGAAGCCCCAACACATTAT attcttGGTTGACAACATTCCCATAAGGATGTTCAAGAATGCTGAATCAGTTGGTGTTCCATTCCCAAAGAACCAACCAATGAGAATCTATTCAAGTCTCTGGAACGCAGATGATTGGGCTACAAGAGGTGGTTTGGTGAAAACTGATTGGTCAAAAGCACCCTTTACAGCTTACTACCGCAATTTCAAAGCCACTGAACTCTCCTCTGTCTCTTCCAATTCCTTCTCTGATTCTGCATTGCAGAACAACGAGCTTGATGCTTATGGTAGAAGAAGATTGAGATGGGTTCAAAAGTACTTCATGATTTATAACTACTGCAATGATCTTAAGCGATTCCCACAAGGTATTCCTGCTGAGTGCAGGCGTTCAAGGTTCTGA
- the LOC123908497 gene encoding phloretin 4'-O-glucosyltransferase-like translates to MVYNQSNTRVAHGDFSIQTSPTSHHHQLYKHFPSNYTNITCTSHTFTHTTLATTIMAQNHNFLIITYPLQGHINPAIQFAKRLVTMGAQVTFATTIYLHRRLVNKPTIPDLSFATFSDGFDDGHENKSDDNFITYMSELQCRSSEFLTSIILSAKQEGRPFTCLIYSLIIPWVPKVARELHLPSALLWIQAATVFDIYYYYFLNHGDYITNISDNAKCSIDLPGLSFSLKSCDLPSFLLASNTYTFALPSFKEQLQILDEETNPRVLVNTIEEFELDALRVVDVGKIKMIPIGPLIPSAFLDCKDPSDTSFGGDVIRVDSDDNYIEWLDSKDELSVVYVSFGSLAILPKRQMEEIARALLDSGFPFLWVIRDKNLQQQKEEEDELSCREEIEKNGNGKIVKWCSQVEVLSHSSLGCFVTHCGWNSTLESLSSGVPMVAFPQWTDQTTNAKLIEDVWKTGVRLNHDDEGIVKAEEIRRCLELVMGKGEKGEELRRNANKWKSLAREAVKEDGSSDKNLKTFLSDI, encoded by the coding sequence ATGGTGTACAACCAATCTAATACACGAGTAGCACATGGAGATTTTTCAATTCAAACGTCCCCCACCAGTCACCATCACCAATTATATAAACACTTCCCATCAAACTATACAAACATAACCTGCACGTCACATACATTCACTCATACCACACTTGCCACCACTATCATGGCGCAAAACCATAATTTCCTCATCATCACATACCCCTTACAAGGTCACATAAACCCCGCTATCCAATTCGCCAAGCGACTCGTTACTATGGGTGCACAAGTCACTTTTGCTACCACTATCTACTTACACCGTCGTCTTGTCAACAAACCAACCATCCCCGATCTCTCCTTCGCAACTTTTTCCGATGGCTTTGATGACGGTCACGAAAACAAAAGTGACGACAACTTTATCACCTACATGTCTGAGCTTCAATGTCGAAGCTCAGAATTTCTCACAAGTATCATACTCTCTGCCAAACAGGAAGGTCGTCCATTCACTTGCTTAATCTACAGTCTCATCATTCCTTGGGTCCCAAAAGTGGCGCGTGAGCTTCACCTCCCATCGGCACTTCTATGGATTCAAGCAGCAACGGTATTTGATATCTACTATTACTATTTTCTCAACCACGGTGACTACATCACAAACATATCAGACAATGCCAAGTGCTCGATAGATTTACCAGGATTGTCATTTTCTCTTAAAAGTTGTGACCTTCCATCTTTTTTACTGGCTTCAAATACGTACACTTTTGCTCTTCCATCTTTCAAAGAGCAACTTCAAATTTTGGATGAAGAAACCAACCCAAGAGTACTTGTGAACACTATTGAGGAGTTTGAATTAGATGCACTCAGAGTCGTTGATGTTGGTAAGATTAAAATGATACCCATCGGACCATTGATTCCATCAGCTTTCTTGGATTGTAAGGATCCTTCAGATACTTCATTTGGTGGAGACGTTATCCGTGTGGATTCGGATGATAATTACATTGAATGGTTGGATTCGAAGGATGAGTTATCTGTAGTTTATGTTTCATTTGGTTCTCTAGCAATTTTGCCTAAGAGACAAATGGAGGAAATTGCGCGTGCATTGTTGGATTCTGGATTTCCATTTTTGTGGGTAATTAGAGATAAAAACttgcaacaacaaaaagaaGAGGAGGACGAGTTGAGTTGTAGAGAGGAAATTGAGAAGAATGGTAATGGGAAGATAGTGAAATGGTGTTCACAAGTGGAGGTTCTGTCACATAGTTCATTGGGTTGTTTTGTGACACATTGTGGATGGAATTCAACGTTGGAAAGTTTAAGTTCCGGGGTTCCTATGGTGGCATTTCCTCAGTGGACAGACCAAACTACTAATGCCAAGCTAATTGAAGATGTGTGGAAGACTGGGGTGAGGTTAAATCATGATGATGAAGGAATAGTGAAAGCTGAGGAAATTAGGAGATGTTTGGAACTGGTTATGGGGAAGGGGGAAAAAGGAGAGGAACTAAGAAGGAATGCTAACAAATGGAAGAGTTTGGCTAGGGAAGCTGTGAAGGAAGATGGGTCCTCAGATAAAAATCTGAAGACTTTTCTAAGTGATATTTGA